In one Tripterygium wilfordii isolate XIE 37 chromosome 22, ASM1340144v1, whole genome shotgun sequence genomic region, the following are encoded:
- the LOC119992091 gene encoding cytochrome P450 CYP736A12-like → MVHLMSPSILAIVLVVVVGFLWSYIHSRLTGAKKQPPGPRALPVIGHLHLLGNLPHQTLAHLAKKYGALMSLKLGSEPTIVVSSPEAAELILKTHDAIFATRPKLISTDYIYYGGKAVSFTPYGSYWRNVRKLCNMHLLGASKVESFAPIRRENLEMLIGSLRKSVAESEVVDLTLTLSQLLENITYKMVLGRNKDDEFDIMRLVAEGSVLAGAFNISDYVPYLRPLDLQGLERRLKAFSQEMDKLLEKILNEHDQEDGKAETRRNMNFIDTLVSLMNQPMNPNDEASYLVDRTNIKGMLMDMVLGAFETSATSVVWIFSELLRHPRVMKCVQEELESVIGMKRMVEETDLTKLNYLDMVIKETYRLHPVGPLLLPRESMEDIEIDRYHISKKTRIIVNTWAMGRDPKVWSSNVNEFLPERFASAEIDLKGHQFQLLPFGSGQRRCAGMQLGLTTVRLITAQLVHCFNWELPYGILPSDLDMTEKSGLAVPKANHLLAIPTSYRIFS, encoded by the exons ATGGTACATTTAATGTCTCCTTCAATACTAGCCATAGTCTTGGTGGTAGTTGTTGGATTTCTATGGTCATATATACATTCCCGATTAACAGGTGCCAAGAAACAGCCACCGGGTCCACGAGCCTTGCCGGTAATTGGGCACCTCCACTTGTTAGGGAACCTCCCACACCAAACCCTAGCCCACTTAGCCAAAAAATATGGAGCTTTGATGTCCTTGAAGCTGGGTTCTGAGCCAACCATTGTGGTATCATCACCTGAAGCTGCTGAACTAATTCTCAAGACCCACGACGCCATTTTCGCGACCCGGCCAAAACTCATATCCACCGACTATATCTACTATGGTGGCAAGGCCGTCAGCTTCACTCCATATGGCTCTTATTGGCGTAATGTTAGGAAACTTTGTAATATGCATCTTCTTGGTGCTTCCAAGGTGGAATCATTCGCACCCATTAGAAGGGAAAATCTTGAAATGCTCATTGGGTCTCTAAGGAAATCAGTTGCAGAGTCTGAAGTTGTGGATTTGACCCTAACTTTGAGTCAGCTACTAGAGAACATCACATACAAGATGGTTCTTGGGCGAAACAAAGATGACGAATTTGACATTATGCGATTAGTCGCTGAGGGTTCGGTCTTGGCTGGAGCTTTCAACATATCTGATTATGTGCCTTATCTAAGACCATTAGACCTTCAG ggACTGGAAAGACGGTTGAAGGCATTTAGTCAAGAGATGGACAAACTGCTAGAAAAAATCTTAAATGAACACGATCAAGAGGATGGTAAAGCAGAGACGAGACGAAATATGAATTTTATCGACACATTGGtttcattgatgaatcaacCCATGAATCCAAATGATGAGGCATCATACCTGGTTGATCGAACAAATATCAAAGGTATGCTAATGGACATGGTCCTTGGTGCATTTGAAACTAGTGCTACTTCAGTTGTGTGGATATTCTCAGAGCTTCTTAGGCATCCGCGGGTAATGAAATGTGTTCAAGAGGAGTTAGAGAGTGTAATTGGAATGAAGAGAATGGTGGAGGAGACGGATTTGACAAAGTTGAATTATTTGGATATGGTGATAAAGGAAACTTACAGACTTCATCCGGTTGGGCCTCTTTTACTTCCTCGAGAATCAATGGAGGATATTGAAATTGACAGGTATCATATATCGAAAAAAACTCGAATCATTGTGAATACTTGGGCAATGGGAAGAGATCCGAAGGTGTGGTCGAGCAATGTGAACGAATTCTTGCCAGAAAGGTTTGCTAGTGCCGAGATTGATCTCAAGGGGCATCAATTTCAACTTCTTCCATTTGGTTCGGGACAAAGAAGATGCGCAGGAATGCAATTAGGTCTCACCACTGTTAGACTTATTACGGCACAGCTTGTCCACTGCTTCAATTGGGAACTTCCCTATGGCATACTTCCTAGTGACTTGGACATGACTGAAAAGTCTGGGCTCGCTGTCCCCAAAGCCAACCACTTGCTTGCGATACCCACCTCGTATCGCATATTTTCTTAA
- the LOC119991675 gene encoding uncharacterized protein LOC119991675: MVAARGCMAVEKLRRIARTVFFMVAMVVSLLVSSLPVLVAIADVLVPCVLVSSFTCVRCYGFKEHLRRYAFKSSLTDIPLVSVIRSFIIICVYSMCDNPALSHGPYLGTVTFCSFFSIILLSVKACVFSVNSQMESEASVSLSRKRLHLKKSWGMPVLFLSSVVFALGHIVVAYRTSCRARRKLMFHRVDPEAVLSCKNVFSGFQKVPRSPTPCVGKIPKSGTEIKRKHGSAAHDEGDVPIRLLADIDSLFIICQGLSIHYKLCLPGSPPRSLSSTAFLESTPNCCSPKTTMGSLKLYRQPFNAALKSDNHLHRCYSTQFHSSSLYAPLLDETSPVLSEEIPVLSLDDHSEEDDLNSPTQEQDMQENEQFGIVLVHGFGGGVFSWRHVMGLLARQVGCTVAAFDRPGWGLSSRPHRKDWEEKELRNPYEIESQVDLLLSFCSEMGFSSVVLVGHDDGGLLALKAAQKVRESRNCCNVTLKGVVLLNVSLSREVVPAFARILLRTTLGKKHLVRPLLRTEITQVVNRRAWYDAIKLTTEVLSLYKAPLCVEGWDEALHEIGRLSCQTVLSRQSAESLLKAVHDVPVLVIAGAEDALVPLKSIQAMASKFVNSRLVAISGCGHLPHEECPKALLAAISPFISRLLLKPELQTNRVY, from the exons ATGGTGGCGGCGAGAGGGTGCATGGCGGTGGAGAAGTTGAGGAGGATTGCACGGACGGTGTTTTTTATGGTTGCAATGGTGGTATCGTTGCTGGTATCTTCGTTGCCGGTGCTGGTGGCGATTGCTGATGTCCTGGTTCCGTGCGTGTTGGTGTCGAGCTTCACGTGCGTGAGATGCTACGGGTTCAAGGAACATTTGCGACGATACGCATTCAAGAGCTCCTTGACTGATATTCCCCTCGTATCGGTTATCAGATCTTTCATCATTATCT GTGTTTATTCAATGTGTGATAACCCTGCACTGTCACATGGTCCTTACCTTGGAACTGTGACGTTCTGTTCTTTCTTCTCTATTATTCTACTTTCGGTCAAGGCTTGTGTTTTCAGTGTAAATTCTCAAATGGAATCTGAAGCTTCAGTTTCGCTCTCAAGGAAAAGGCTCCATTTGAAGAAGTCGTGGGGAATGCCTGTCTTGTTTCTGTCATCTGTAGTTTTTGCCCTTGGTCATATCGTGGTTGCTTACAGAACAAGCTGCAGAGCCCGAAGGAAGCTTATGTTTCACCGTGTTGACCCAGAAGCA GTTCTTTCGTGCAAAAATGTTTTCTCTGGCTTCCAGAAAGTTCCACGATCTCCTACTCCCTGTGTAGGGAAAATCCCCAAGAGTGGTACTGAAATTAAGCGAAAGCATGGGAGTGCAGCGCATGATGAAGGGGATGTCCCTATCAGATTACTTGCAGACATTGATAGCTTATTTATAATATGCCAGGGGCTTAGCATACATTACAAGCTCTGCTTGCCTGGATCCCCACCTCGTTCTCTATCCTCCACAGCTTTTCTTGAATCCACTCCAAACTGTTGCTCACCAAAAACGACTATGGGAAGTTTAAAACTATACAGGCAACCTTTTAATGCAGCACTAAAATCAGATAATCATCTGCACAGGTGCTATAGCACTCAATTTCATAGTTCTTCCCTATATGCTCCACTCTTGGATGAAACTTCTCCAGTCCTTTCTGAAGAAATTCCTGTTCTGAGCCTAGATGATCACAGTGAAGAGGATGATTTGAACTCGCCAACTCAAGAGCAAGATATGCAGGAAAATGAGCAGTTTGGTATTGTTTTAGTGCATGGGTTTGGTGGAGGAGTCTTTTCATGGAGGCATGTGATGGGGTTACTGGCTCGGCAGGTTGGTTGCACTGTTGCTGCTTTTGATCGTCCTGGTTGGGGACTATCTTCCCGACCACATCGGAAGGATTGGGAGGAAAAAGAACTGCGCAATCCTTACGAGATAGAATCTCAG GTTGATCTGCTCCTTTCTTTCTGTTCTGAGATGGGGTTTTCCTCAGTGGTGCTTGTTGGTCATGATGATGGAGGCCTGCTTGCTTTGAAGGCTGCACAGAAAGTTCGAGAATCAAGGAATTGTTGCAAT GTTACACTTAAAGGGGTGGTTTTGCTAAATGTTAGCTTGTCAAGAGAAGTTGTCCCAGCGTTCGCTAGAATACTCCTCCGTACTACACTTGGTAAGAAGCACTTGGTCCGTCCCCTGTTGCGAACAGAAATTACCCAAGTGGTTAATAGGCGTGCATGGTATGATGCTATCAAGCTAACGACGGAGGTGTTGAGCCTTTATAAG gCTCCACTATGTGTAGAAGGTTGGGATGAAGCACTGCATGAGATTGGTAGACTGTCATGTCAGACGGTCCTTTCTCGTCAAAGTGCGGAGTCCTTGCTGAAAGCAGTTCATGACGTTCCAGTTTTGGTCATCGCGGGCGCTGAAGATGCGCTTGTCCCACTTAAATCTATCCAGGCTATGGCTTCAAAATTTGTAAATTCT AGACTTGTTGCCATATCGGGATGTGGCCATCTTCCACACGAGGAGTGCCCCAAGGCACTACTTGCAGCTATATCACCCTTTATAAGCAGACTCTTATTAAAACCAGAATTGCAAACCAATAGGGTATATTAA